Proteins from a genomic interval of Lycium ferocissimum isolate CSIRO_LF1 chromosome 2, AGI_CSIRO_Lferr_CH_V1, whole genome shotgun sequence:
- the LOC132040365 gene encoding kinesin-like protein KIN-14E — MTSDMPPVSMRSSRSSFGSSNGYETPSHYSFPTSNGDDYDSDGFNFAPPTPNTLSSVLSPELAGAIPYIDRFQVEGFLKAMQKQIHSASKRGFFLKKSVGPQVREKFTFEDMLCFQREPIPTSILKINGDLISRAVKLFLSILKYMGIDSSDRVAPISLDERIELVGKLFKQALKRSELRDEMFAQISKQTRNNPERHSLIKAWELMYLCASCMPPSKEIGGYLSEYIHTVAHGSNTDSEVQVFAINTLNALKRSIKAGPRHTIPGREEIEALLTGKKLTTIVFFLDETFEEITYDMATTVADAIEEVAGIIKLSAHASFSLFECRKVVTGSKSPDLGNEEYIGLDENKYIGDLLADFKASKDRSKGEILHCKLVFKKKLFRELDEAVTEPMFVQLSYVQLQHDYIMGNYPVGKDDAAQMSALQILVDIGYVDGPESCTDWTSLLERFLPRQIAMTRAKKEWELDILSRYKLMENLTKDDAKQQFLRILRTLPYGNSVFFAVRKIDDPIGLLPGKIILGINKRGVHFFRPVPKEYLHSAELRDIMQFGSSNTAVFFKMRVAGVLHIFQFETKQGEEICVALQTHINDVMLRRYSKARSSANGSVNGDVPNNLKTANTDINERRIQDLSRALEESQKKVNDLLEDLHERQKQETEMQEELDNLKDNLSSEKQNLAAAAYDCDKFRSLCDEKDAELQAALTEKRNLEMRLSKLSSQGLEKNITKELVEANNQVLQKIQQELKARTMELRTAEETKRRLLSEKASLEEKIIGLEKKKSSEVENLQKDFEKECKGLRLQVSELQRKLEEAKHDLIGAQSGLEAKDKELEMLQNNLKELEELREMKEDIDRKNAQTAAILKMQGAQLAEMEVLYREEQVLRKKYFNIIEDMKGKIRVYCRLRPLCEKEIIAKERNAIRSIDEFTVEHLWKDDKAKQHMYDRVFDGNATQDDVFEDTKYLVQSAVDGFNVCIFAYGQTGSGKTFTIYGADSNPGLTPRAMSELFRIMKRDSNKFSFSLKAYMVELYQDTLVDLLLPKHAKRLKLDIKKDSKGMVSVENITVVSISSYEELKIIIQRGSEQRHTTGTLMNEQSSRSHLIVSVIIESTNLQTQAIARGKLSFVDLAGSERVKKSGSAGNQLKEAQSINKSLSALGDVISALSSGSQHIPYRNHKLTMLMSDSLGGNAKTLMFVNISPAESNLDETHNSLTYASRVRSIVNDPSKNVSSKEVARLKKLVAYWKEQAGRKGDDEELEEIQDERPTKDKTDGRYSM; from the exons ATGACTTCTGATATGCCACCAGTTAGTATGAGGTCAAGCAGGTCTTCGTTTGGCTCGAGTAACGGATATGAAACACCTTCTCATTATTCTTTTCCAACCTCAAATGGGGATGATTATGATAGTGATGGTTTCAATTTTGCTCCACC CACTCCAAACACCCTCTCATCAGTTCTGTCACCTGAACTTGCTGGTGCAATACCATATATTGACAGATTCCAG GTTGAGGGGTTTTTGAAGGCTATGCAAAAGCAGATTCACTCTGCTAGCAAACGTGGGTTCTTTCTAAAAAAATCCGTTGGGCCCCAAGTTCGAGAAAAGTTTACATTTGAGGATATGTTGTGTTTCCAAAGG GAACCCATCCCAACatcaattttgaaaataaatggtGATCTCATTAGCAGGGCAGTTAAGTTATTTCTGTCCATTCTGAAGTATATGGGTATTGATTCCTCTGATAGAGTGGCTCCAATCAGCTTGGATGAGCGAATCGAGCTTGTTGGCAAGCTATTTAAGCAGGCCTTGAAGCGGTCTGAGCTTCGGGATGAAATGTTCgcacaaatttcaaaacaaaCAAGGAATAATCCGGAGAG GCATTCTTTGATTAAAGCATGGGAACTAATGTACTTGTGCGCATCTTGCATGCCTCCGAGCAAGGAAATTGGTGGATACTTGTCAGAATATATTCATACTGTGGCACATGGAAGTAATACTGATTCCGAGGTTCAAGTTTTTGCTATAAATACTCTAAATGCGTTGAAACGTTCTATTAAGGCTGGACCGAGGCACACGATACCTGGTCGTGAGGAGATTGAAGCTCTCCTAACTGGTAAAAAGCTTACTACAATAGTGTTTTTCTTGGATGAAACCTTCGAAGAAATTACATATGACATGGCCACAACTGTAGCTGATGCTATTGAG GAGGTTGCAGGGATAATCAAATTGTCTGCTCATGCTAGCTTCAGTTTGTTCGAGTGCCGTAAGGTTGTTACTGGTTCTAAATCTCCAGACCTTGGAAATG AGGAGTACATtggtttggatgaaaataaatatattggAGATCTACTGGCGGACTTTAAGGCATCGAAAGATAGAAGTAAAGGGGAGATTTTGCATTGTAAAttggttttcaagaaaaagttgTTTCGGGAGTTAGATGAAGCTGTTACAGAGCCAATGTTCGTGCAATTATCATATGTCCAA TTACAACATGATTACATAATGGGAAATTATCCAGTTGGCAAGGATGATGCTGCACAGATGTCTGCTTTGCAGATCCTGGTTGACATTGGATATGTGGATGGCCCTGAATCTTGCAC TGACTGGACATCACTGCTGGAGCGATTTCTACCCAGACAAATTGCAATGACACGGGCAAAGAAGGAATGGGAATTGGATATCCTTTCTCGTTACAAATTGATG GAAAATCTGACAAAAGATGATGCCAAACAACAATTTTTGCGGATCCTGAGGACGCTTCCTTATGGCAATTCAGTTTTCTTTGCTGTTCGAAAGATTGATGATCCAATTGGACTTTTGCCTGGTAAAATCATATTGGGCATTAATAAGCGTGGG GTTCATTTTTTCCGTCCAGTTCCAAAGGAATATTTGCATTCAGCTGAGCTCAGGGACATAATGCAATTTGGTAGCAGCAACACTGCTGTGTTCTTTAAGATGAGGGTTGCTGGTGTCTTGCATATATTTCAGTTTGAAACGAAACAG GGAGAAGAAATCTGTGTTGCTCTCCAAACACATATTAATGATGTGATGTTACGCCGCTACTCTAAAGCCCGCTCTTCGGCTAATGGTTCTGTTAATGGAGATGTTCCAAATAATCTCAAAACTGCAAACACTGATATTAATGAAAGACGCATTCAGGATTTGTCTAGAGCCCTTGAAGAATCACAGAAGAAAGTCAATGAT TTGCTGGAAGATTTACATGAAAGgcaaaaacaagaaacagaGATGCAAGAAGAATTGGACAACTTAAAAGATAATTTGAGTTCCGAGAAGCAAAATTTAGCAGCGGCTGCTTATGATTGTGATAAATTCAGATCTTTATGCGATGAAAAAGATGCAGAACTTCAG GCTGCCCTAACGGAGAAGCGAAACTTGGAAATGCGGCTTTCGAAGTTAAGTTCACAAGGTTTGGAGAAAAATATCACGAAAGAGTTGGTTGAAGCAAATAACCAG GTCTTACAGAAGATCCAGCAAGAGTTGAAAGCTCGTACTATGGAGTTGCGTACTGCAGAAGAAACGAAGAGGAGGCTTTTGAGTGAAAAAGCATCACTTGAGGAAAAAATCATAGGGTTAGAAAAGAAGAAATCCAGTGAG GTGGAAAACCTTcagaaagattttgaaaaagaatgcAAGGGGCTGAGGCTCCAAGTTTCTGAACTTCAAAGGAAACTGGAAGAGGCCAAACATGACTTGATTGGTGCACAATCAGGTCTTGAAGCTAAAGACAAGGAGCTAGAAATGTTGCAGAATAATTTGAAGGAGCTTGAGGAGCTGAGAGAAATGAAAGAG GATATTGATCGAAAAAATGCACAAACTGCTGCCATCTTGAAAATGCAAGGGGCTCAATTGGCTGAAATGGAAGTACTTTACCGAGAGGAACAAGTTCTGAGGAAAAAGTACTTCAACATAATAGAAG ATATGAAAGGCAAGATCAGAGTATACTGTAGATTAAGACCACTTTGTGAAAAGGAAATTATAGCGAAGGAAAGAAATGCCATCAGAAGTATTGATGAGTTTACTGTTGAACATTTATGGAAAGATGATAAAGCAAAACAGCACATGTATGATAGGGTCTTTGATGGAAATGCCACCCAAGATGATGTGTTTGAAGATACTAAG TATTTGGTGCAATCAGCTGTTGATGGATTTAACGTTTGCATATTTGCATATGGCCAAACTGGATCAGGCAAGACATTTACAATCTATGGAGCTGACAGTAATCCAGGACTGACACCAAGAGCTATGTCTGAACTATTTAGAATTATGAAACGAGACAGTAATaagttttctttctctttaaaG GCGTACATGGTAGAGTTGTATCAGGATACGTTGGTGGATCTTTTATTGCCAAAGCATGCAAAGCGCTTGAAATTGGATATAAAAAAAGATTCAAAG GGCATGGTTTCTGTGGAGAATATAACGGTGGTGTCTATTTCATCGTACGAGGAACTTAAGATAATAATCCAAAGAGGATCTGAACAGCGTCATACGACTGGAACCTTGATGAATGAGCAGAGTTCAAGATCTCATCTTATTGTTTCAGTTATTATTGAGAGTACCAATCTTCAAACTCAGGCAATTGCCAGAGGGAAG CTGAGTTTTGTGGATCTTGCTGGCTCAGAAAGAGTTAAAAAGTCTGGCTCTGCTGGCAATCAATTGAAAGAAGCTCAAAGCATTAACAAGTCACTGTCAGCACTTGGTGATGTTATAAGTGCATTATCTTCAGGAAGTCAACACATTCCTTATCGAAATCACAAGCTAACCATGTTGATGAGCGACTCGTTAGGTGGAAATGCTAAAACCCTCATGTTTGTAAACATCTCTCCAGCAGAATCGAACTTGGATGAGACTCACAATTCCTTGAC GTATGCATCAAGAGTCCGTTCTATTGTAAATGATCCCAGCAAAAATGTTTCATCCAAGGAAGTTGCTCGTCTAAAGAAGCTAGTGGCATATTGGAAGGAACAAGCTGGTAGAAAAGGGGATGACGAGGAATTGGAGGAAATCCAAGATGAACGACCAACTAAAGACAAGACTGATGGTCGTTATTCGATGTAA